From the Primulina tabacum isolate GXHZ01 chromosome 3, ASM2559414v2, whole genome shotgun sequence genome, one window contains:
- the LOC142541092 gene encoding L-ascorbate oxidase homolog: MESRMILVALLLSVSIGVMAEDPYLFFDWKVTYGTIAPLGVPQQGILINGQFPGPKINCTSNNNIVVNVFNYLDEPLLLSWSGVQQRKNSWQDGTPGTMCPILPGQNYTYHFQVKDQIGSYFYFPTTGLQRASGGIGMLQIHSRDLIPVPFDMPANEFSVILGDWYNKGHKTLKRLLDSGRSIGKPDGIVINGKTGKVGDLAAEPLAVMEPGKTYRYRVCNAGLKNSINFRLQGHPLKLVELEGSHTVQNVYDSIDLHVGQCLSVLVTANQAPKDYYFVASSRFARRPDVAVSVVRYANGNGPASPVLPPAPAENSAGIAWSMNQFRSFRWNLTASAARPNPQGSYHYGKIDITRTIKVTNTRSMVDGKLRFGINGVSHVNTETPLKLAEYFGLSDKVFKYDLVKDEPAATGPAVVAPSVVNAVFRNFVEIVFENHEKTIQTWHLDGYSFFAVAIEPGRWSPDKRKLYNLQDAVSRHTIHVYPNSWAAVMTTLDNAGMWNLRSEMWERTYLGQQMYFSVLSPAKSLRDEYNIPEAQQLCGIVKGLPKPTPYAGT, encoded by the coding sequence ATGGAGTCAAGAATGATCCTTGTGGCCTTGCTGCTCAGCGTCTCTATCGGGGTTATGGCCGAGGACCCATATCTATTCTTCGACTGGAAAGTCACTTACGGCACCATCGCCCCTCTAGGCGTTCCCCAGCAAGGTATTCTCATCAACGGTCAGTTCCCAGGTCCCAAGATCAACTGCACATCGAACAACAACATCGTCGTTAACGTTTTCAATTATTTGGATGAGCCATTGCTACTCTCCTGGAGCGGAGTCCAGCAGAGGAAGAATTCGTGGCAAGATGGAACTCCTGGAACCATGTGTCCTATCTTACCCGGCCAGAACTATACATACCATTTCCAAGTTAAGGACCAGATCGGGAGCTACTTCTACTTCCCAACTACTGGCCTCCAGAGGGCTTCCGGTGGCATTGGAATGCTCCAGATCCACAGCCGTGACCTTATCCCGGTACCCTTCGACATGCCTGCCAACGAATTCTCTGTCATTCTTGGAGATTGGTATAACAAAGGCCACAAGACTCTCAAAAGGCTTCTTGACAGTGGGCGTTCCATCGGAAAGCCTGATGGTATTGTCATCAATGGAAAAACTGGCAAGGTTGGTGACCTTGCTGCGGAGCCACTAGCTGTCATGGAGCCTGGGAAGACATATAGATACCGTGTGTGCAATGCTGGTTTGAAAAACTCCATCAACTTTAGGCTCCAAGGCCATCCTTTGAAGCTTGTCGAGTTGGAAGGCTCCCACACCGTGCAGAACGTGTATGACTCGATCGACCTTCACGTCGGGCAATGTTTGTCTGTTTTGGTGACCGCAAATCAAGCTCCAAAGGACTACTACTTCGTGGCATCAAGCCGCTTCGCTAGACGCCCCGATGTGGCTGTATCCGTGGTTCGCTATGCCAACGGTAATGGCCCCGCATCCCCAGTGCTCCCACCAGCACCTGCTGAGAACTCCGCCGGCATTGCCTGGTCGATGAACCAGTTCCGCTCATTCAGGTGGAATCTCACCGCCAGCGCTGCCCGCCCCAACCCTCAAGGCTCCTACCACTACGGAAAGATCGACATCACCCGCACCATCAAGGTAACCAACACCAGGTCAATGGTCGACGGCAAGCTACGCTTCGGCATCAACGGTGTCTCCCATGTCAACACCGAGACCCCATTGAAGCTCGCGGAATACTTCGGGTTGTCAGATAAGGTATTTAAGTACGATCTGGTTAAGGACGAGCCCGCAGCCACCGGGCCAGCCGTGGTCGCCCCTAGTGTTGTCAATGCTGTTTTCAGGAACTTCGTGGAGATCGTCTTCGAGAACCACGAGAAGACGATTCAAACGTGGCACTTGGACGGCTACTCATTCTTCGCAGTGGCCATCGAGCCTGGGAGGTGGAGCCCTGACAAGAGGAAGCTGTACAACCTGCAAGATGCTGTGAGCAGGCACACAATCCACGTGTACCCGAACTCGTGGGCCGCCGTGATGACGACCCTGGACAACGCGGGAATGTGGAACCTGAGGTCGGAAATGTGGGAGAGGACCTATCTAGGACAACAAATGTACTTCAGTGTGCTGTCTCCGGCAAAGTCTTTGAGGGATGAGTACAACATTCCTGAAGCACAGCAGCTTTGTGGCATTGTGAAGGGTCTGCCCAAGCCTACTCCATATGCTGGCACTTGA